A single region of the Silene latifolia isolate original U9 population chromosome 8, ASM4854445v1, whole genome shotgun sequence genome encodes:
- the LOC141595539 gene encoding uncharacterized protein LOC141595539, which produces MTVHMAHRTLSQPLGVFEDIPVMIGKFFIPVDFVVLDNPEDSYTPIILGRPYLLTARAVIDVRGKTLTFQVGDEELIFYQSNVRSAPIQVQPCNAVPSIDPNTDSPVDNIEPCAAILTHPP; this is translated from the coding sequence ATGACTGTGCATATGGCTCACCGTACTTTATCACAGCCCCTAGGTGTCTTCGAGGACATACCTGTAAtgatcgggaaattctttattcccgttgattttgtggtCTTAGACAACCCCGAGGATTCTTACACTCCTATCATATTAGGACGACCATATTTACTTACTGCTCGCGCAGTGATAGATGTCAGAGGGAAGACTcttacttttcaggtaggtgatgaggagttgattttCTATCAGTCCAATGTTCGCAGCGCTCCTATACaggttcaaccttgcaatgccgtACCCTCTATAGACCCCAACACAGATTCTCCAGTTGATAATATTGAGCCATGTGCTGCTATATTGACACATCCGCCTTAG